From a single Hymenobacter sp. YIM 151500-1 genomic region:
- the sbcD gene encoding exonuclease subunit SbcD, producing the protein MRILHTADWHLGQRFISGHERTEEHRHFLEWLVATINEQRVEVLVVAGDVFDTGSPSNQALELYYSFLLNMRHTGCRDIVVVGGNHDSPATLNAPARLLRHLRVHVVGCVPDCFEEQVLVLDDAQGKPGLVVCAVPFLRDRDVRLSVPGETAEEREARIKQGIADHYARLAEVETVWQLKDLGLPVLATGHLYAAGAAPSESERTIHVGNLGQVTADHFPGVFDYVALGHLHRPQRVGGREHIRYSGSPIPLSFSEIDHPKEVLVLEFQGGRLHTLESLPVPSARRLVRFHGTLDEVTQALTSYDNTGYALPAWADVQVHSELTSLEVAEILVRVIEGLKRQHLEVLNKRHFRLVKLRALGSFDEEADAPLTRSLHDFTEREVFEQRLEGEPEESRAELLRTFDELLERM; encoded by the coding sequence ATGCGCATCCTGCACACCGCCGACTGGCACCTGGGCCAGCGCTTCATCAGCGGCCACGAACGAACCGAGGAGCACCGCCATTTTCTGGAGTGGCTGGTGGCAACCATCAACGAGCAGCGCGTGGAGGTGCTCGTCGTGGCCGGCGACGTATTCGACACCGGTTCGCCCTCCAACCAGGCCCTGGAGCTGTACTACTCCTTCCTGCTGAACATGCGCCACACCGGCTGCCGCGACATTGTGGTGGTGGGCGGCAACCACGACTCCCCCGCTACGCTCAACGCCCCGGCCCGCCTCTTGCGCCACCTGCGCGTGCACGTGGTGGGCTGCGTGCCCGACTGCTTCGAGGAGCAGGTATTGGTGCTCGACGACGCCCAGGGTAAGCCCGGCCTGGTGGTGTGCGCCGTGCCCTTCCTGCGCGACCGGGACGTGCGCCTGTCGGTGCCCGGCGAAACGGCCGAGGAGCGCGAAGCCCGCATCAAGCAGGGCATAGCCGACCACTACGCCCGCCTGGCCGAGGTAGAAACCGTCTGGCAGCTCAAAGACTTGGGTTTGCCCGTGCTAGCCACCGGCCACCTGTACGCGGCCGGCGCGGCCCCGTCGGAGTCGGAGCGCACGATTCACGTGGGCAACCTGGGCCAGGTGACGGCCGACCACTTCCCCGGCGTGTTCGACTACGTGGCCCTGGGCCACCTGCACCGGCCCCAGCGGGTGGGCGGGCGGGAGCATATCCGCTACTCCGGCTCTCCTATTCCGCTGTCGTTTTCCGAAATCGACCACCCCAAGGAAGTGCTGGTGCTGGAGTTCCAGGGCGGCCGGCTGCACACGCTGGAAAGCCTGCCCGTACCCAGCGCCCGGCGCCTCGTGCGCTTCCACGGCACCCTCGACGAAGTAACCCAGGCCCTGACTTCCTACGACAACACCGGCTACGCCCTCCCCGCCTGGGCCGACGTGCAAGTGCACTCCGAGCTAACCTCGCTGGAAGTAGCCGAAATCTTAGTCAGGGTAATTGAGGGCCTGAAACGCCAGCACCTCGAAGTGCTCAACAAACGGCATTTCCGCCTCGTCAAGCTCCGCGCCCTGGGCTCATTTGATGAAGAAGCCGACGCCCCTCTTACCCGCAGCCTCCACGACTTCACGGAGCGGGAAGTATTCGAGCAGCGCCTGGAAGGTGAGCCAGAAGAAAGTCGCGCCGAGCTGCTGCGCACGTTTGATGAGTTGCTGGAGAGAATGTAG
- a CDS encoding HNH endonuclease, translating to MSKRRSWTKFASGPATPAETRCGLCERQVQQVSRHHLVPREEGGRHGPTVDLCQPCHSSVHLLLSNRQLARQYHTVEALREAEELQKYLHWVRRTRVERITNRRRRR from the coding sequence ATGAGCAAACGACGCTCCTGGACGAAATTCGCCTCGGGACCGGCTACCCCGGCCGAAACGCGCTGCGGCTTGTGTGAGCGGCAAGTGCAGCAGGTGTCGCGCCACCACTTAGTGCCGCGGGAAGAAGGCGGCCGGCACGGGCCTACCGTCGATTTGTGCCAGCCCTGCCACAGCTCGGTGCACCTGCTACTGAGCAACCGCCAGCTGGCCCGCCAGTACCACACCGTCGAGGCCCTGCGCGAAGCCGAGGAGCTGCAAAAGTACCTGCACTGGGTCCGCCGTACACGCGTGGAGCGCATCACCAACCGCCGGAGGAGAAGATAG
- the trxA gene encoding thioredoxin: MPKKSFSELINSPGMPVLVDFYADWCGPCKTMAPILEQVAAQHQGKLKVIKVDVDRNQAAAQQFRVQSIPTLILFHKGQPVWRQAGVVPATQLNQVVQGVLG; the protein is encoded by the coding sequence ATGCCCAAGAAATCCTTCTCCGAGCTTATTAACAGCCCCGGCATGCCCGTGCTGGTTGATTTTTACGCCGACTGGTGTGGCCCTTGCAAAACTATGGCGCCCATCCTGGAGCAAGTGGCGGCTCAGCACCAGGGCAAGCTCAAAGTCATCAAAGTAGATGTGGACCGCAACCAGGCCGCGGCCCAGCAGTTCCGGGTGCAGAGCATTCCTACGCTAATCCTGTTTCATAAAGGCCAGCCCGTGTGGCGCCAGGCCGGCGTAGTGCCCGCCACCCAGCTCAACCAAGTGGTGCAAGGCGTGTTGGGGTAG
- a CDS encoding DUF6687 family protein — MKTFVPFRQLRNQPTIVVDSVGNGAALTLAHWRGAPTPESLRDDTSAGSVLRALRAPATPGLEAAAVTANHFDVDGFVGVWSLLYPEQALRHEALLRRVATLGDFREIDWPHPLTDHALKLVGWLNAEEKSRFYEPFGAPARRRREDEASAEKFKWFLPRFREVLENPAAGRASWEPEYTRVQQALAVAHGPDTSYARYSEIGLVVARTPEPLPYYALFGPTAGSDIVLSLYAGQRYELEYKYTTWVDLESRPTLPRLPLDGLVARLNELEQAPHPWTFDGITDTGPLLRLAGRSLSKVQRYADPDHRPIFASSISPDQLEQEVVAFFRARYAGIAPKRYWTWAEVRALQ, encoded by the coding sequence TTGAAAACCTTCGTCCCGTTTCGGCAGCTGCGGAACCAGCCTACCATTGTAGTGGATAGCGTGGGAAATGGGGCGGCTCTGACGCTGGCGCACTGGCGCGGAGCGCCTACCCCGGAGTCTCTGCGCGACGATACCAGCGCCGGCTCGGTGCTGCGGGCCCTGCGTGCACCAGCCACACCGGGCCTGGAGGCCGCTGCCGTCACGGCCAACCATTTCGACGTCGACGGCTTTGTGGGGGTGTGGAGCCTGCTGTATCCTGAGCAGGCCCTGCGCCACGAGGCTCTGCTGCGCCGCGTGGCCACGCTCGGCGACTTCCGCGAAATCGACTGGCCCCACCCGCTCACCGACCACGCCCTGAAGCTGGTGGGCTGGCTGAATGCGGAAGAGAAAAGCCGATTCTACGAGCCCTTTGGGGCACCCGCCCGGCGGCGCCGCGAAGACGAAGCCTCGGCCGAGAAGTTCAAGTGGTTTTTGCCGCGCTTTAGGGAAGTGCTGGAAAACCCGGCGGCCGGCCGGGCCAGCTGGGAGCCGGAGTACACGCGGGTGCAGCAGGCCCTGGCCGTGGCGCACGGCCCGGACACCTCCTACGCGCGCTACTCGGAAATCGGGCTGGTAGTGGCGCGCACCCCGGAGCCGCTGCCCTACTACGCCCTGTTCGGCCCCACCGCCGGCTCCGACATCGTGCTGAGCTTGTACGCCGGCCAGCGGTACGAGCTGGAGTACAAGTACACCACCTGGGTAGACCTGGAAAGCCGCCCCACGCTGCCCCGCCTGCCCCTCGACGGCCTGGTAGCCCGCCTCAACGAGCTGGAACAGGCCCCGCACCCCTGGACCTTCGACGGCATCACCGACACGGGCCCGCTGCTGCGCCTGGCGGGCCGCAGCCTGTCGAAAGTGCAGCGCTACGCCGACCCCGACCACCGCCCGATTTTCGCCTCGTCCATTTCGCCGGACCAGCTGGAGCAGGAGGTGGTGGCATTTTTCCGGGCCAGATACGCTGGCATAGCGCCGAAGCGGTACTGGACCTGGGCGGAAGTCCGAGCGCTTCAGTAA
- a CDS encoding MBL fold metallo-hydrolase, whose protein sequence is MSPLPSSTASVQIQQFYDKGLAHASYAIRSGRHMAIIDPARDPQPYYDFADEHEATIEAVIETHPHADFVSSHLEIAQETGATIYCSRLVKAGYPHQPFDDGNRIELGSVELHALNTPGHSPDSICVLLIDELAQVRAVFTGDTLFVGDVGRPDLREGENVGGHSREALAAQLYHSTRQKLMTLPATTRVYPAHGPGSLCGKTTSPDLDSTIGKELKTNYALQPMREDEFIRVLLEDQPFMPKYFGYDVMLNKQGALPFEDSVRRVPRLQTDALLEPGVVVLDTRPAEQFRQGHLPGAINLMDGGKFETWLGSIVGPEEPFYLLADSQIALDTVIRKAAKIGYEGNIKGALLTPSHLPATSPTVEVEQVRQNPQQFTIVDIRNRAEAKQPIFDNALLIPLPELRERAHEVPRDKPVLVHCAGGYRSAAGASILEAALPGVPVYDLGDAITSFQTQAVH, encoded by the coding sequence ATGAGTCCTCTGCCTAGTAGTACCGCGTCGGTACAAATTCAGCAGTTTTACGACAAGGGCCTGGCGCACGCCAGCTACGCCATTCGCTCGGGCCGCCACATGGCCATTATCGACCCGGCCCGCGACCCGCAGCCCTACTATGATTTCGCCGACGAGCACGAAGCCACCATTGAGGCCGTCATCGAAACCCACCCCCACGCCGACTTCGTGAGCAGCCACCTGGAAATAGCCCAGGAAACCGGCGCCACCATTTATTGCAGCCGGCTGGTAAAGGCTGGCTACCCCCACCAGCCCTTCGACGACGGCAACCGCATTGAGCTGGGCTCGGTGGAGCTGCACGCCCTCAACACCCCCGGCCACTCCCCCGACTCCATCTGCGTGCTGCTGATTGACGAGCTGGCCCAGGTGCGGGCCGTGTTTACCGGCGACACGCTGTTCGTGGGCGACGTGGGCCGCCCCGATCTGCGCGAGGGCGAAAACGTAGGCGGCCACAGCCGCGAGGCACTAGCCGCCCAGCTGTACCACAGCACCCGCCAGAAGCTGATGACCCTGCCGGCCACCACCCGCGTGTACCCGGCCCACGGCCCCGGCTCGCTCTGCGGCAAAACCACCTCCCCCGACCTCGACAGCACCATTGGCAAAGAGCTGAAAACCAACTATGCCCTTCAGCCCATGCGCGAGGATGAGTTTATCCGGGTGCTGCTGGAAGACCAGCCCTTCATGCCCAAGTACTTCGGCTACGACGTCATGCTGAACAAGCAGGGCGCTTTGCCTTTTGAAGACAGCGTGCGGCGGGTGCCGCGCCTACAAACCGATGCCCTGCTGGAGCCCGGCGTAGTGGTACTTGACACCCGCCCGGCCGAGCAGTTCCGCCAGGGCCACCTGCCAGGCGCCATCAACCTCATGGACGGGGGCAAGTTTGAAACCTGGCTGGGCTCGATTGTCGGGCCGGAGGAGCCGTTCTACCTGCTGGCCGATTCGCAGATTGCCTTGGATACCGTGATTCGTAAAGCGGCCAAAATTGGCTACGAGGGCAACATCAAGGGCGCTTTGCTCACGCCTTCCCACCTGCCGGCCACCAGCCCCACCGTGGAGGTGGAGCAGGTGCGCCAGAATCCGCAGCAGTTTACCATCGTCGACATCCGCAACCGCGCCGAGGCCAAGCAGCCCATCTTCGACAATGCCCTGCTGATTCCGCTGCCCGAGCTGCGTGAGCGGGCCCACGAAGTGCCCCGCGACAAGCCCGTGCTGGTACACTGCGCCGGCGGCTACCGCTCAGCGGCCGGAGCCAGCATCCTGGAAGCTGCCCTGCCCGGCGTGCCGGTGTATGATTTGGGCGACGCCATTACTTCTTTCCAGACGCAAGCCGTGCACTAA
- a CDS encoding GNAT family N-acetyltransferase, whose protein sequence is MNIALRPWTAADLPGLVRFANNPRIARFMNDLFPHPYTEENGQAFLAMAAQENPPHILAIAADGQAVGGIGLHPRGNIERKNAELGYWLAEPFWGRGIVTEAVRQMVDYGFRNFDITRIFARPFGSNRASQKVLEKADFTLEARFEKTLFKNGEYEDELVYAVRRVV, encoded by the coding sequence ATGAACATCGCCCTGCGCCCCTGGACCGCCGCCGACCTGCCCGGCCTGGTACGTTTCGCCAACAACCCGCGCATCGCCCGGTTTATGAACGACCTGTTCCCGCACCCCTACACCGAGGAAAACGGCCAAGCCTTTCTGGCCATGGCCGCCCAGGAAAATCCGCCGCACATCCTCGCCATTGCCGCGGATGGGCAGGCCGTGGGCGGCATTGGTCTGCACCCGCGTGGCAACATTGAGCGCAAAAACGCCGAGCTAGGCTACTGGCTGGCCGAGCCGTTCTGGGGCCGCGGCATCGTCACGGAAGCCGTGCGGCAGATGGTTGACTACGGCTTCCGAAACTTCGACATCACCCGCATCTTCGCCCGGCCTTTCGGCTCCAACCGGGCTTCGCAGAAGGTGTTGGAAAAGGCTGACTTCACGCTGGAGGCCCGGTTTGAGAAGACACTATTCAAGAACGGCGAGTACGAGGACGAGCTGGTATATGCCGTGCGGCGGGTGGTGTAA
- a CDS encoding SbcC/MukB-like Walker B domain-containing protein → MKILRVRFSNLNSLRGEHAVDFATAPLADAGLFAITGPTGAGKTTILDAITLALYGQVPRHEGTGPEQVMSHGTGESWAEVEFEVNGRRYRSKWGQHRARKKAGNPLQDPRMELSEAPEQPTPGTEDQWPILESYKSRVPLRVAELSGLEYRQFLRSVLLAQGDFTRFLKSSAGERAQLLEKITDTKKYSDISRAAFERAKQEAQQVETLRTGLAGVVLLSPEEVAFLEDEIRGLEQQVQQAAAAQRQLLDAQGWLKRLEELRTRQHAGQVRLTQLTAHTSTLTPLRQRLTLHQQAAPFATNWALLRQADEHIGRLGREAEQLRQRLPHLEQQQATAQAARQAAEQARDAARRTQAEQEPRLREAEQLDLLMAEAERQLQLARQEYDDKNQQCKQLKATAEQAAGRARALREQARDLRKWLDIHQGLSELTSVLPELAAYLQDWEHLKTELGQLEIRLREARQRQHQAQQAAARHQQAADAARQQQQALAARQRVATAAHGTWLRRLRLHVAGLHQQQEQQQQHWDDLRRSLQLQQLILSHTDTRQLLEAGQPCPVCGALEHPYVAGVLGVSEDAFQRDRQREEELSQQVRALDARYNRLNTYIIMLEQAAPEPALGPADTVQLLPESGEKAAAEEVKALVQQLRELRDEQSRADQHLAQALTQHEAAARQEQEYAQPAADLARQLADAQDRVPGACHMIQSLIRNFGLAFGDDNGRALLEQAQQRTEEFRHRQEQFADFDKELSQLTAVEEQTGHALREVQAWLQSHKQELVEKHEAIQAQRRQRQQLFDGPDVARQRQLLQDAVQQAEAHLHQAEQHAQQHATALVLATTQLRQREQDVAQQQQARDEQHTALTAALSGAGLAPDPAALTALLLPEPEVRRLSDQLQRHDQDVALAQQALTDLAQQLQQEQAKALTQEPLEAISHQLTATTEQLTTLNRQLGQRQERLGGHRAGLERHAALAAQLEKQQQEARRWRQLADLIGSADGKKFSEFAQGLTLARLVDLANRHLHRFTDRYRILRNPDEHLDLLIQDDYQAGAVRSMNSLSGGESFLVSLALALGLSELAGHRTQIDTLFIDEGFGTLDPDTLDVALSALEMLQGSGKTIGIISHVEALKERVTTQINVRKGAGGISSLQVVGFGEEL, encoded by the coding sequence ATGAAGATTCTGCGCGTCCGTTTTTCCAACCTCAATTCCCTGCGCGGGGAGCACGCCGTTGATTTCGCCACGGCACCTCTGGCCGATGCCGGGCTGTTTGCCATTACCGGGCCCACGGGCGCGGGCAAAACCACTATTCTCGACGCCATTACGCTGGCCTTGTACGGGCAGGTGCCGCGCCACGAGGGTACCGGGCCCGAGCAGGTGATGAGCCACGGCACCGGCGAAAGCTGGGCCGAGGTGGAGTTTGAAGTAAACGGCCGCCGCTACCGCTCGAAGTGGGGGCAGCACCGGGCCCGCAAAAAGGCCGGCAACCCCTTGCAGGACCCGCGCATGGAGCTGAGCGAAGCGCCCGAGCAGCCCACGCCCGGCACCGAAGACCAGTGGCCGATTCTGGAAAGCTATAAGTCGCGGGTGCCGCTGCGGGTGGCCGAGCTGAGCGGGCTGGAGTACCGGCAGTTTCTGCGCTCGGTGCTGCTGGCTCAGGGCGACTTCACCCGGTTTCTGAAGTCGTCGGCCGGGGAGCGGGCCCAGCTCCTGGAGAAGATTACCGACACCAAGAAGTACTCTGACATTTCGCGGGCAGCGTTTGAGCGGGCCAAGCAAGAAGCCCAGCAGGTAGAAACCCTGCGCACGGGGCTGGCGGGGGTGGTGCTCTTGTCGCCGGAGGAGGTGGCGTTTCTGGAAGATGAAATCCGCGGCCTGGAGCAGCAGGTGCAGCAGGCCGCGGCGGCCCAGCGCCAGCTGCTCGACGCGCAGGGGTGGCTGAAGCGCCTGGAGGAGCTGCGCACCCGCCAGCACGCCGGCCAGGTGCGCCTCACCCAGCTCACGGCCCACACCAGCACGCTCACACCTCTGCGCCAGCGCCTGACCTTGCACCAGCAGGCGGCGCCCTTTGCCACCAACTGGGCCCTGCTGCGCCAAGCTGATGAACACATCGGCCGCCTCGGCCGCGAAGCGGAGCAACTGCGCCAGCGCCTGCCGCACCTGGAGCAGCAGCAGGCTACGGCCCAGGCCGCCCGGCAGGCCGCTGAGCAGGCCCGCGACGCAGCCCGCCGCACCCAGGCCGAGCAGGAGCCCCGCCTGCGCGAAGCCGAACAGCTCGACCTGCTGATGGCTGAGGCTGAGCGCCAGCTCCAACTGGCCCGGCAGGAATACGACGACAAAAACCAGCAGTGCAAGCAGCTGAAAGCCACCGCCGAGCAGGCGGCCGGCCGGGCCCGCGCCCTGCGCGAGCAGGCCCGCGACCTGCGCAAGTGGCTCGACATCCATCAGGGCCTGAGCGAGCTGACCAGCGTGCTGCCCGAGCTGGCGGCTTATCTGCAAGACTGGGAGCATCTGAAAACTGAGCTGGGCCAGCTGGAAATACGGCTGCGCGAGGCCCGCCAGCGCCAGCACCAGGCCCAGCAGGCCGCCGCTCGCCACCAGCAAGCCGCCGACGCGGCCCGCCAGCAGCAGCAGGCCCTGGCCGCGCGCCAGCGGGTGGCTACCGCGGCGCACGGCACCTGGCTGCGGCGCCTGCGCCTGCACGTGGCCGGGCTGCACCAGCAGCAGGAGCAACAACAGCAGCACTGGGACGACCTGCGCCGCAGCCTCCAGCTTCAGCAGCTCATCCTCTCCCACACCGACACCCGCCAGCTGCTGGAAGCCGGCCAGCCCTGCCCCGTGTGCGGGGCCCTGGAGCACCCCTACGTGGCCGGCGTGCTGGGCGTAAGCGAGGATGCGTTTCAGCGGGACCGGCAGCGCGAAGAGGAGCTGAGCCAGCAAGTGCGCGCCCTGGATGCCCGCTATAATCGTTTGAACACGTATATAATCATGCTGGAGCAGGCCGCTCCCGAACCGGCCCTTGGGCCTGCTGACACCGTACAGCTGCTGCCCGAATCAGGTGAGAAGGCGGCGGCCGAGGAGGTGAAGGCCCTGGTGCAACAGCTGCGGGAGCTGCGCGACGAGCAGAGCCGCGCCGACCAGCACTTGGCCCAGGCCCTTACCCAGCACGAAGCCGCCGCCCGCCAGGAGCAGGAATACGCCCAGCCCGCCGCCGACCTGGCCCGGCAGCTGGCCGATGCCCAGGACCGGGTGCCCGGCGCCTGCCACATGATTCAGAGCCTGATCCGGAACTTCGGGCTGGCTTTTGGTGACGACAACGGCCGCGCCCTGCTGGAGCAGGCTCAGCAACGCACCGAAGAGTTCCGGCACAGGCAGGAGCAGTTTGCGGACTTCGACAAGGAGCTAAGCCAGCTGACTGCGGTGGAGGAGCAAACCGGCCACGCCCTGCGGGAGGTGCAGGCCTGGCTGCAAAGCCATAAGCAAGAGCTGGTCGAAAAGCACGAAGCCATTCAGGCGCAGCGGCGGCAGCGCCAGCAGCTGTTCGACGGCCCCGATGTGGCCCGACAGCGCCAGCTACTGCAAGACGCTGTACAGCAGGCCGAAGCCCACCTGCACCAGGCCGAGCAGCACGCCCAGCAGCACGCCACGGCCCTGGTCCTGGCTACCACGCAGCTGCGCCAGCGCGAGCAGGACGTAGCTCAGCAGCAGCAGGCCCGCGACGAGCAGCACACGGCCCTCACGGCCGCCCTCAGCGGGGCCGGCCTGGCGCCCGACCCCGCCGCCCTAACGGCCCTGCTCCTGCCCGAGCCTGAAGTGCGCCGCCTCTCCGACCAGCTCCAGCGCCACGACCAGGACGTGGCCCTGGCTCAGCAAGCCCTCACCGACCTGGCCCAGCAGCTCCAGCAGGAGCAAGCCAAGGCGCTTACGCAGGAACCCCTGGAAGCCATCAGCCACCAGCTAACCGCCACCACCGAACAGCTGACCACCCTAAACCGGCAGCTGGGGCAGCGGCAGGAGCGCCTGGGCGGGCACCGGGCCGGGCTGGAGCGCCACGCCGCCCTGGCCGCTCAGCTGGAAAAGCAGCAGCAGGAAGCCCGGCGCTGGCGGCAGCTGGCCGACCTCATCGGCTCGGCCGACGGCAAGAAGTTCAGTGAGTTTGCCCAGGGCCTTACCCTGGCCCGCCTCGTAGACCTGGCCAACCGCCACCTGCACCGCTTCACCGACCGGTACCGCATCCTGCGTAACCCCGACGAGCACCTCGACCTGCTCATCCAGGACGACTACCAGGCCGGGGCCGTGCGCTCCATGAATTCTTTGTCGGGTGGGGAGAGTTTTCTGGTGAGCCTGGCCCTGGCCCTGGGCCTTTCGGAGCTGGCCGGGCACCGCACCCAAATCGACACCCTGTTCATCGACGAAGGCTTCGGCACCCTCGACCCCGACACGCTCGATGTGGCCCTCTCGGCGCTGGAAATGCTGCAAGGCTCCGGCAAAACCATCGGCATCATCTCCCACGTCGAGGCCCTGAAGGAGCGCGTCACCACCCAAATCAACGTCCGCAAAGGCGCCGGTGGCATCAGCTCGTTGCAGGTGGTGGGGTTTGGGGAAGAACTGTAG